The proteins below come from a single Saccharophagus degradans 2-40 genomic window:
- a CDS encoding cupin-like domain-containing protein, translating to MSELNGFDAGMKFTHRNSPMVMRGLVKSWPVVQEARASVHSAVNYLSSFYSGHKVVAWEGPQSTKGRVFYSDDFRALNCNPVSRRLDSVLAQLVTLAKLKDAPLLYVATASIEKCLPDFSVENRLTFGVDNPAASIWLGNRTRISAHYDVPENIACNVVGRRRFILFPPEQLENLYIGPVDFTPAGQAISLVDFHNPDPIKFPNFIKAAKSALVVDLEPGDALYIPSMWWHHVEGLDACNVLVNYWWNDIDVHVPPSDALLHGLMAIRQLPEEKRIIWKRLFDYYLFSSDQTFSHIPESTRGVLGANDGEQIKKLCQFLSKRLDVKN from the coding sequence GTGTCAGAGCTAAATGGGTTCGATGCAGGTATGAAATTCACACATCGTAACTCGCCTATGGTGATGAGGGGCTTGGTTAAAAGCTGGCCTGTAGTGCAAGAAGCCAGAGCTTCAGTGCATAGCGCGGTTAACTATCTGTCTAGTTTTTATAGCGGTCACAAAGTTGTGGCTTGGGAAGGACCCCAAAGTACAAAAGGGCGAGTTTTTTACAGCGATGATTTCCGCGCTTTAAACTGCAATCCGGTAAGCAGGCGCTTGGATAGCGTATTGGCGCAACTCGTTACCTTGGCTAAGCTTAAAGATGCCCCCTTGTTGTATGTCGCAACAGCATCTATAGAAAAGTGCTTACCTGATTTTAGTGTAGAAAACCGACTCACCTTTGGGGTGGATAACCCTGCAGCTAGCATATGGCTTGGAAATCGTACTCGAATATCTGCGCACTATGATGTGCCAGAAAATATTGCTTGTAATGTTGTTGGACGAAGACGATTTATTTTGTTCCCGCCCGAGCAGTTGGAAAACTTGTATATTGGGCCTGTGGATTTTACACCTGCAGGGCAAGCAATTAGTTTGGTCGATTTTCATAACCCAGACCCCATCAAATTTCCCAATTTTATAAAAGCCGCGAAAAGTGCCTTGGTTGTTGATCTTGAGCCTGGTGATGCTTTGTATATACCTAGCATGTGGTGGCATCACGTCGAGGGGTTAGACGCTTGCAACGTTCTAGTGAACTATTGGTGGAATGATATTGATGTACACGTTCCACCATCTGATGCGTTACTACATGGGTTGATGGCCATCAGGCAGCTTCCAGAAGAAAAAAGAATCATTTGGAAGCGATTGTTTGATTACTACTTATTTTCAAGTGATCAAACATTTAGTCATATTCCAGAATCAACACGTGGTGTGTTGGGTGCGAACGATGGTGAACAAATAAAGAAATTGTGTCAGTTTTTAAGTAAGCGGTTGGATGTAAAAAATTGA
- a CDS encoding TonB-dependent receptor, with protein sequence MDYNIFKKTQLAAAVSMVVGAATISPVYAQDNAADNTLEEVIVTGIRGSLQRAMDIKRDAQGVVDSISAEDIGKMPDTNLAESLQRITGVSIDRSNGEGQKITARGLGPDFNLVTLNGRQMPTSGLQGTSINSSRSFDFSNLASESVAGVDVYKTSRADIPTGGIGATVNIKTARPLDNAGFKLTAGVKGVYDTSREDASLAPEISALISNTFLDDTVGVSLAISHQEREGASDAATVGSYHTQSVVPGDGWNGGFVGEGADAYPSTAQLSRPQNFEYNFTDFERTRDNAQLVLQFSPSEDITATLDYTYSEQEVLSSSNMVGAWFWEGNGLNATNNEFVEGSAGQYYPELYSSTACCDLTFSAARFGQVNENNSVGLNIEWDATDNLSLELDYHNSKAHSEAASPYGNSSVLTMANQNRVATVVDFRQDFPVWDVALAEGTTDAPSTFTVTGSSLRNSQFTNDISQVQLKGSYTFDEGVVKSVDFGVSSTENDVKAVMMTAQRDTWGGEGTVDDIPDSLFTAESITGRMDSLSGTGTLADGSEFNIYDRYYSFSFEEAAAAVAAFAAPTDESGTSPNIWPCVGEFCVTEDWTTDERVSESMLAGYVQANMEFEVAGMETKVTAGVRYEETDVSASAMVPAYSGVDWVSANEFALVSSGDSAYTDFKGSYSNFLPNIDVSLAPVEDVIVRASFSKTIARPTYNHIKGGVSINEVRATYATASSGDPSLLPHESKNFDLSAEWYFGEASYVSAGAFYKDVENFIGTHTETENFFGLRNPADGARFAEALASEGADNVAIRQYIFDNFPESTTESSGLIHSIDSDNLIEFDVSKPFNEKKANITGMEFAVQHTLDNGFGALLNFTVVDSDAEYDATVFDEQFALPGLSNTRNLVAFYDKDGLQVRVAWNWRGAFLVATDVGHGNPLQNEEYQQVDINASYDINDNFTVFAEGINVTNETQRLYGRYKTTMMQAVEGGPRYNIGARYTF encoded by the coding sequence ATGGATTACAATATTTTTAAAAAAACCCAGCTCGCCGCTGCCGTTTCTATGGTAGTAGGTGCAGCAACAATCTCTCCTGTATACGCTCAAGATAATGCTGCCGATAACACTTTAGAGGAAGTTATTGTTACTGGTATTCGTGGAAGTTTGCAGCGTGCAATGGATATTAAGCGCGATGCTCAAGGTGTTGTAGATTCAATATCAGCAGAAGATATTGGTAAAATGCCTGACACCAACTTGGCAGAATCTTTGCAGCGAATTACTGGTGTTTCAATCGATCGCTCTAACGGCGAAGGTCAAAAGATTACCGCCCGCGGTTTAGGTCCAGATTTTAACCTTGTTACTCTTAACGGGCGTCAGATGCCTACTTCTGGGTTGCAAGGTACAAGCATTAACTCATCGCGCTCGTTTGACTTTAGTAACCTAGCATCAGAGTCGGTTGCTGGAGTGGATGTGTATAAAACTTCAAGAGCCGATATACCTACAGGTGGTATCGGTGCAACCGTAAATATTAAAACTGCTCGCCCTTTAGATAATGCGGGCTTCAAGCTAACGGCAGGCGTAAAAGGTGTATACGATACTTCGCGCGAAGATGCCTCTTTAGCGCCAGAAATATCGGCATTAATTAGCAATACGTTTTTAGATGATACTGTTGGTGTGTCTTTGGCTATCAGTCATCAAGAGCGTGAAGGTGCAAGTGATGCAGCTACCGTTGGTAGCTACCACACGCAAAGTGTTGTGCCTGGTGACGGTTGGAATGGTGGCTTTGTTGGCGAAGGTGCGGATGCATACCCTTCGACAGCGCAGTTATCTCGCCCGCAAAACTTCGAGTACAACTTCACCGACTTTGAGCGCACGCGAGATAATGCCCAATTAGTGCTGCAGTTCAGCCCATCTGAAGATATTACTGCTACATTGGATTACACCTACTCTGAGCAAGAAGTGTTGTCTAGCTCGAATATGGTTGGTGCTTGGTTTTGGGAAGGTAACGGTTTAAATGCAACCAATAACGAATTCGTTGAAGGTAGCGCTGGTCAGTATTACCCAGAGCTTTACTCTTCAACAGCATGTTGCGATTTAACTTTCTCGGCAGCGCGTTTTGGTCAAGTCAATGAGAATAATTCTGTTGGCTTAAATATCGAATGGGATGCAACAGATAACTTGTCATTAGAGTTGGATTATCATAACTCTAAAGCGCATTCGGAAGCGGCTAGCCCCTATGGCAATAGCTCTGTATTGACAATGGCTAACCAAAACCGTGTTGCTACTGTAGTGGATTTCCGTCAAGACTTTCCTGTTTGGGATGTAGCTTTGGCTGAAGGCACTACTGATGCTCCGTCTACCTTCACTGTAACTGGTAGTTCTTTACGCAACAGTCAGTTCACCAACGATATTTCTCAGGTTCAATTGAAAGGCTCTTACACCTTCGATGAAGGTGTTGTTAAGAGTGTAGATTTTGGTGTTTCTTCTACCGAAAATGATGTTAAAGCTGTAATGATGACTGCACAGCGTGATACTTGGGGTGGCGAGGGTACAGTTGATGACATCCCAGATTCATTGTTTACTGCGGAGTCTATTACTGGTCGTATGGATTCGTTATCTGGTACTGGTACACTAGCTGACGGTAGTGAGTTTAATATTTATGATCGTTACTACTCATTCAGTTTTGAAGAAGCCGCTGCGGCTGTAGCTGCGTTTGCTGCGCCAACGGACGAATCGGGTACCAGCCCAAATATTTGGCCTTGTGTTGGTGAATTCTGTGTGACAGAAGATTGGACTACAGATGAGCGTGTAAGCGAATCTATGTTGGCGGGTTACGTGCAAGCTAACATGGAATTTGAAGTAGCTGGAATGGAAACGAAGGTAACCGCCGGTGTTCGCTACGAAGAGACCGACGTGTCCGCAAGTGCAATGGTACCAGCATACTCTGGGGTAGATTGGGTTTCTGCTAACGAATTTGCTTTGGTGAGCAGTGGTGATAGTGCTTACACCGACTTTAAAGGTAGTTATTCTAACTTCTTACCAAATATAGATGTTAGTTTGGCTCCGGTAGAAGATGTGATTGTTCGAGCGTCTTTCTCTAAAACAATTGCGCGTCCAACTTATAATCATATTAAAGGTGGCGTTTCAATCAACGAAGTTCGCGCTACTTATGCAACTGCTAGCAGTGGTGATCCATCATTGCTACCGCATGAGTCTAAGAACTTCGACTTGTCTGCTGAGTGGTACTTTGGTGAAGCAAGTTATGTGTCAGCTGGTGCATTCTATAAAGATGTGGAAAACTTTATTGGTACGCACACCGAAACAGAAAACTTCTTTGGTTTGCGTAATCCAGCAGATGGCGCACGTTTTGCTGAAGCATTAGCATCGGAAGGGGCAGATAACGTTGCGATTCGTCAATACATCTTCGACAATTTCCCCGAATCCACAACTGAGTCAAGTGGCCTAATTCACTCAATCGATTCAGATAATTTAATCGAATTTGATGTATCCAAGCCGTTTAACGAAAAGAAAGCTAATATTACGGGTATGGAGTTCGCTGTTCAGCATACTCTAGACAATGGCTTTGGTGCCTTGTTGAACTTTACTGTGGTAGATAGTGATGCTGAATACGATGCTACTGTATTTGATGAGCAGTTTGCTTTGCCTGGTTTGAGTAATACCCGTAACTTGGTTGCTTTCTATGATAAAGATGGCTTACAGGTGCGTGTAGCTTGGAACTGGCGCGGTGCATTCTTGGTAGCCACAGACGTCGGTCATGGAAACCCGCTACAAAACGAAGAGTATCAACAGGTTGATATCAATGCGAGCTATGATATTAATGATAACTTCACTGTGTTTGCGGAGGGCATAAACGTTACAAATGAAACGCAGCGTTTATATGGCCGCTACAAAACGACTATGATGCAAGCTGTTGAAGGTGGTCCTCGTTATAACATTGGTGCTCGTTACACTTTCTAA
- a CDS encoding glycoside-pentoside-hexuronide (GPH):cation symporter: MLSVKEKVAYGLGDTASNIVFQTVMLFLAFFYTDIFGISPAVVGTMFIVVRVLDAITDPLMGGLADRTNTKWGKFRPYLLWLAVPFGLISVLAFTTPELGEDGKVYYAYATYALLMMAYTAINIPYSALGGVLTADPKQRVSVQSYRFVFGMLGGLIVTAATLPLVQFFGKGDKALGYQLTIAAMSALGVILFLLCFAGTKERIAPPPQQKTSLFKDLSLMWVNDQWRVLCVAAFFLLIGMVMRSTLAIYYVKYYLLREDLVTAFVTLGMIGNIVGCALAQPLSKRVCKVKAYIALQIIAAVLCAAAYFVGQAQVVAAFVLYVLWCFFLQMATPLLWAKMADTVDYGHWKTGIRITGMVYSSVVFFIKLGLALGGAVASWLLAYYGYQADTAQTPDTLHGILLSFTVFPAVFSLLVAWAMRWYILNNDEVARIQQALNLKTVN; this comes from the coding sequence ATGTTGTCAGTAAAAGAAAAAGTAGCATACGGCTTGGGCGATACAGCCAGTAACATAGTGTTTCAAACCGTTATGCTGTTTCTTGCCTTCTTCTATACCGATATTTTTGGCATTTCGCCGGCGGTGGTAGGCACCATGTTTATAGTGGTGCGGGTATTAGATGCAATAACCGACCCGTTAATGGGGGGCTTGGCAGACAGAACAAATACTAAATGGGGTAAGTTTAGGCCCTATTTACTTTGGTTGGCCGTACCGTTCGGTTTGATAAGTGTTTTGGCATTTACTACTCCCGAATTAGGTGAAGATGGCAAGGTGTATTATGCCTATGCTACCTACGCACTATTAATGATGGCGTATACGGCTATAAACATTCCTTATTCCGCATTGGGTGGGGTGCTAACTGCAGACCCAAAACAACGTGTTTCGGTTCAATCTTACCGCTTTGTATTTGGCATGCTGGGCGGCCTAATTGTTACTGCAGCAACGCTGCCTCTTGTGCAGTTTTTTGGTAAGGGCGATAAGGCGCTTGGCTATCAGCTCACCATTGCGGCTATGAGTGCACTGGGGGTAATACTATTTTTATTGTGTTTTGCTGGTACCAAAGAGCGTATTGCGCCGCCGCCCCAGCAGAAAACGAGCTTGTTTAAAGACTTATCCCTAATGTGGGTAAATGACCAATGGCGAGTGCTATGCGTAGCAGCGTTCTTTTTGCTTATTGGTATGGTAATGCGTTCCACTTTGGCGATTTACTACGTTAAGTACTATTTATTACGCGAAGACCTGGTAACAGCGTTTGTTACATTGGGCATGATAGGCAACATAGTGGGTTGCGCGTTAGCCCAGCCGCTAAGTAAGCGTGTATGCAAGGTTAAGGCTTATATAGCGCTGCAAATTATCGCGGCAGTTTTGTGCGCTGCGGCATATTTCGTGGGGCAAGCGCAGGTAGTTGCTGCTTTTGTGCTGTATGTTTTATGGTGCTTTTTTCTACAGATGGCCACCCCTTTACTGTGGGCAAAAATGGCCGATACCGTCGATTATGGTCACTGGAAGACCGGTATTCGCATAACGGGTATGGTATATTCCTCCGTCGTTTTTTTCATCAAGCTTGGCCTAGCGTTAGGCGGGGCAGTAGCTAGCTGGCTATTGGCCTATTACGGCTACCAAGCAGATACCGCCCAAACGCCAGATACATTGCACGGTATTTTGCTGTCATTTACCGTATTCCCAGCGGTGTTTTCTCTGCTTGTGGCTTGGGCTATGCGTTGGTATATCCTAAACAACGATGAGGTGGCGCGTATTCAGCAAGCGCTAAATTTAAAAACTGTAAACTAA
- a CDS encoding GH1 family beta-glucosidase, with product MNRLTLPPSSRLRSKEFTFGVATSSYQIEGGIDSRLPCNWDTFCEQPNTIIDNTNGAIACDHINRWQDDIELIANLGVDAYRFSIAWGRVINLDGSLNNEGVTFYKNILTKLREKNLKAYITLYHWDLPQHLEDAGGWLNRDTAYKFRDYVNLITQALDDDVFCYTTLNEPFCSAYLGYEIGVHAPGIKDLASGRKAAHHLLLAHGLAMQVLRKNCPNSLSGIVLNMSPCYAGSNAQADIDAAKRADDLLFQWYAQPLLTGCYPDAINSLPDNAKPPICEGDMALISQPLDYLGLNYYTRAVFFADGNGGFTEQVPEGVELTDMGWEVYPQGLTDLLIDLNQRYTLPPLLITENGAAMVDELVNGEVNDIARINYFQTHLQAVHNAIEQGVDVRGYFAWSLMDNFEWALGYSKRFGITYVDYQTQKRTLKASGHAFAEFVSSRS from the coding sequence ATGAATAGACTTACACTACCGCCTTCTTCTCGTTTGCGCAGCAAAGAGTTTACCTTTGGTGTTGCAACGTCGTCTTACCAAATTGAAGGCGGCATAGATTCTCGCCTGCCCTGTAATTGGGATACGTTCTGTGAGCAGCCCAATACCATTATTGATAACACCAACGGCGCCATTGCTTGCGACCACATAAATAGATGGCAAGACGATATAGAACTTATTGCCAACCTAGGGGTAGATGCCTACCGCTTTTCTATTGCGTGGGGCCGTGTTATTAATTTAGACGGCAGCCTCAATAATGAAGGCGTTACATTTTACAAAAATATTTTAACTAAGCTTCGCGAAAAGAATTTAAAAGCTTATATAACGCTATACCACTGGGACTTGCCACAACATTTAGAAGATGCTGGCGGCTGGCTTAACCGCGATACCGCCTACAAGTTTCGCGACTATGTAAACCTTATAACCCAAGCGCTTGATGACGATGTATTTTGCTACACAACGTTAAACGAGCCCTTTTGCAGTGCCTACCTTGGCTATGAAATTGGTGTACACGCACCGGGTATAAAAGACTTAGCCAGTGGGCGCAAAGCCGCACACCATTTATTACTTGCCCATGGCTTAGCTATGCAAGTGCTGCGAAAAAACTGCCCCAATAGTTTAAGCGGCATAGTGTTAAACATGAGCCCTTGTTACGCCGGCAGCAACGCACAAGCAGATATAGATGCAGCAAAACGCGCGGACGATTTATTATTTCAGTGGTATGCACAACCGCTACTTACTGGCTGCTACCCTGATGCAATAAACAGCCTGCCAGACAATGCCAAACCACCTATTTGTGAAGGCGACATGGCGTTAATAAGCCAACCTTTAGATTATTTAGGCCTTAACTACTATACCCGCGCAGTATTTTTTGCCGACGGTAATGGCGGTTTTACCGAACAAGTACCTGAGGGTGTAGAGCTAACCGATATGGGCTGGGAAGTTTACCCGCAAGGCTTAACCGATTTACTAATAGACCTAAACCAACGCTATACCCTACCCCCGTTACTTATTACCGAAAACGGCGCAGCAATGGTGGACGAACTTGTTAACGGCGAAGTTAACGATATTGCCCGAATAAATTATTTTCAAACCCATTTACAAGCGGTACACAACGCCATTGAACAAGGTGTTGATGTACGCGGTTATTTTGCTTGGAGCCTAATGGATAATTTTGAGTGGGCACTGGGTTACAGCAAACGATTCGGTATTACCTATGTAGATTACCAAACACAAAAGCGAACGCTAAAAGCCAGCGGCCACGCATTTGCTGAGTTTGTCTCGAGTAGGAGCTAA
- a CDS encoding tryptophan halogenase family protein produces the protein MRELTKRVVIVGGGAAGWLTAGILAAKHGKIGSGADVSITLIESPDVATIGVGEGTWPTMRETLSTMGVSESKFITACDVSFKQGSQFINWRNNCEGDNYFHPFSIPNRYYDMDLADLWNSTGRQTDFAYFAGSQALLCDEGLAPKQKITPEFAAVVNYGYHLDAGKFGEFLKQHCTQVLGVEYIQDHVISVDGERDTNIIAINTRVNGAIIGDFFIDCTGSNSLLIGGHYSVPLIAKDKVLFNDRALAVQVPRQIENQAIASCTRSTAQKYGWIWDIGLPTRQGIGYVYSSRYGTKEEIYTGLVDYISKSCGVESVDDLNIRELEFTPGVRSEFWVKNCVAVGMSSGFIEPLEASALAMVELAAKKIRDDFPYTASQMEPICRRYNESFHYKWDRVIDFLKLHYVLSDRRDSEYWLANTESVKECPRLEELLDKWKYRSPNKHDFPEVDEVFPAASYLYILSGTYFERYSDSHKNEKLRSAAMALVEENKAQAKKLLNGLPTNKELLESIAAVGLPKKQ, from the coding sequence ATGAGAGAGCTTACTAAGCGCGTAGTTATTGTTGGTGGTGGTGCTGCTGGTTGGTTAACTGCAGGTATACTTGCTGCAAAGCATGGCAAAATAGGTAGTGGGGCAGATGTTTCCATTACATTAATCGAATCACCAGATGTTGCCACAATTGGTGTTGGTGAAGGTACTTGGCCAACGATGCGTGAAACGTTATCTACTATGGGAGTATCGGAGTCTAAGTTCATCACTGCGTGTGATGTATCTTTTAAGCAAGGCTCTCAATTTATCAATTGGAGAAATAACTGCGAAGGTGATAATTATTTCCATCCTTTTTCAATTCCGAATCGCTATTACGACATGGATTTAGCTGATTTATGGAATAGTACAGGTAGGCAAACAGACTTCGCTTATTTTGCTGGATCGCAGGCATTGCTGTGCGATGAGGGCTTAGCGCCTAAGCAAAAAATAACGCCCGAATTCGCAGCTGTTGTCAATTACGGCTATCACTTAGATGCTGGAAAATTTGGTGAATTTCTGAAGCAGCATTGTACCCAAGTGCTGGGTGTGGAATATATTCAAGATCATGTTATATCTGTTGATGGTGAGAGAGATACTAATATTATAGCTATTAACACTCGTGTTAATGGCGCAATAATCGGTGATTTTTTTATTGATTGCACAGGTTCCAATTCACTTTTAATTGGTGGGCATTATAGCGTTCCGCTAATTGCTAAAGATAAAGTCCTCTTTAACGATCGAGCGCTGGCTGTTCAAGTTCCTAGGCAGATTGAAAATCAAGCTATAGCGTCGTGCACACGCTCAACCGCGCAAAAGTACGGGTGGATATGGGATATAGGCTTGCCCACGCGACAAGGCATTGGATATGTGTACTCTAGTCGTTACGGGACTAAAGAAGAAATATACACAGGTCTTGTTGATTATATTAGTAAATCTTGCGGGGTTGAAAGCGTCGACGATTTAAATATACGAGAGCTTGAATTCACTCCAGGCGTGCGTTCGGAGTTCTGGGTTAAAAACTGCGTAGCTGTTGGAATGTCATCCGGTTTTATAGAGCCGTTAGAGGCCTCAGCGCTAGCGATGGTAGAGCTGGCAGCAAAAAAAATAAGGGATGATTTTCCGTATACAGCTTCGCAAATGGAGCCTATTTGTCGCCGTTATAATGAAAGTTTTCACTATAAGTGGGATAGGGTTATCGATTTTCTAAAATTACATTATGTCCTGTCGGATCGCAGGGATAGCGAATACTGGTTAGCTAATACCGAAAGTGTTAAAGAATGCCCAAGATTGGAAGAGCTATTAGATAAGTGGAAGTATCGATCACCCAACAAGCATGATTTCCCCGAGGTGGATGAGGTGTTCCCTGCCGCTAGTTATTTATACATATTGAGTGGTACTTATTTTGAGCGTTACAGTGATTCTCACAAAAATGAAAAGCTGCGTTCTGCCGCAATGGCTTTAGTTGAAGAAAATAAAGCGCAAGCGAAGAAGCTATTAAATGGCCTGCCAACTAATAAAGAGTTGCTCGAGAGTATTGCAGCTGTAGGTTTGCCAAAAAAACAATAA
- a CDS encoding SapC family protein: MPKYELLNKKDHKDLLVARDWGVAYGDNVMATPIFPFEFQAAQSAFPIVFKKNEQENVWYALALFGLENGENLFLKGNRWDAGYVPLTIEARPFLVGFQNQLAEGYENKNTVIHLDADSPRVGVKTGERVFDDDGEPTEYLKRISVVLGDIHAGMEASRDFFSVLENNSLLEAFSGEFLNSDGTKHTLSGFYTVKEDALQNVSNAVLAQLLDSGYLKSIYMVIASLSNFSDLTKRRFS; the protein is encoded by the coding sequence ATGCCTAAATATGAATTGCTTAATAAGAAAGATCATAAAGATTTGTTGGTGGCGAGAGATTGGGGGGTGGCTTATGGGGACAATGTTATGGCGACTCCCATATTTCCATTCGAGTTTCAAGCTGCGCAGTCTGCTTTTCCCATTGTTTTTAAAAAAAATGAGCAAGAAAATGTCTGGTATGCGTTGGCGCTATTCGGTCTAGAAAATGGCGAAAATCTTTTTTTAAAAGGTAATCGTTGGGATGCTGGGTATGTCCCACTAACCATAGAGGCTAGACCGTTCTTGGTTGGGTTTCAAAATCAATTGGCCGAAGGGTATGAGAATAAAAATACGGTTATTCATTTGGACGCAGATAGCCCTCGTGTAGGCGTCAAAACGGGCGAAAGAGTATTTGATGATGACGGCGAGCCAACAGAGTATTTGAAAAGAATAAGTGTAGTGTTAGGAGACATTCATGCGGGAATGGAAGCCAGTCGTGATTTCTTTTCTGTGCTAGAAAATAATAGCTTGCTGGAGGCGTTCTCAGGTGAGTTTTTGAACTCTGATGGAACTAAACATACTTTATCTGGCTTCTACACGGTAAAAGAAGACGCGTTGCAAAATGTGAGTAATGCCGTTTTAGCTCAATTGCTAGATAGTGGGTATTTAAAATCTATCTATATGGTTATTGCTTCACTCTCTAATTTTTCAGACCTAACTAAACGAAGATTTAGCTAG
- a CDS encoding LacI family DNA-binding transcriptional regulator yields MATIYDVSELAGVSLATVSRVMNNNARVSDKTKQKVTAAMEALDYRPSAIAKGLASNKSGSVGVLISELHGPFYGMMMSAIESELRNADVHAIIAAGHSDAAEEKEAIEFLLSRKCDALVLWVESVSDKYLLELSKRSTPVFILGRKINGLAKNCITLDNHMGGYLAASHLAKMGHKKVAYISGPLWKKEAQDRLGGFEAALNEHKIKLNENLIYEGDYQEAGGQAGLQYLFKQRAKFSAVFCANDEMAAGAMSAARDLGLSLPQDLSIMGFDNVKYAEYVYPKLSTINYPVGQMASMAAKWVLKTVYNNKNIEVLNHFEPTLVERESVAKV; encoded by the coding sequence ATGGCAACAATTTACGACGTATCGGAACTAGCTGGTGTGTCTTTGGCAACCGTTTCGCGTGTAATGAACAACAATGCACGCGTAAGCGATAAAACCAAGCAAAAGGTAACTGCAGCCATGGAGGCGTTGGACTATCGTCCAAGCGCCATTGCTAAGGGGTTGGCCTCTAACAAATCTGGTAGCGTGGGCGTATTAATTTCAGAGCTACACGGCCCTTTTTACGGCATGATGATGAGTGCCATAGAGTCAGAGCTGCGCAATGCCGATGTGCATGCCATTATTGCTGCGGGCCACAGTGATGCTGCCGAAGAAAAAGAAGCTATCGAATTCCTATTAAGCAGAAAGTGCGATGCGCTAGTGTTATGGGTGGAGTCGGTATCTGATAAATACTTGCTTGAGCTTTCTAAGCGCAGCACGCCCGTATTTATACTCGGTAGAAAAATTAACGGCCTCGCCAAAAACTGCATAACCCTTGATAACCACATGGGAGGCTATTTGGCAGCGTCCCACCTTGCGAAAATGGGACATAAGAAAGTGGCATACATATCTGGGCCGCTGTGGAAAAAAGAAGCGCAAGATAGGTTGGGTGGGTTCGAGGCAGCACTAAATGAACACAAAATAAAACTTAATGAAAACCTTATTTACGAGGGTGATTATCAAGAGGCAGGCGGGCAAGCAGGCTTGCAGTACCTGTTCAAGCAGCGCGCTAAGTTTAGTGCCGTTTTTTGCGCAAACGACGAGATGGCGGCGGGTGCCATGTCTGCCGCGCGTGATCTGGGACTATCGCTTCCGCAAGATTTATCGATAATGGGGTTCGATAATGTAAAGTATGCCGAATATGTTTACCCCAAGCTTTCTACCATCAATTACCCGGTGGGGCAGATGGCTTCTATGGCTGCAAAATGGGTTTTAAAAACGGTTTACAATAATAAAAACATAGAGGTTTTAAATCACTTCGAGCCCACGCTGGTTGAACGAGAATCAGTCGCAAAAGTTTAG